GTTGCTCTTCTTCATGGAGAAATGCAGGCATCTTCTGATATTCAGCTCTGATTGCTTTATCCTTAAACTCACATAATCCTGCAGTGACAATTagtcaaaatagaaatgttttatccATCTTCTCTTGAATTTCACTGATTCCTCTTAGCATTCTGAACACCCAATTTTTAATCCTCAATATTGTCAATTCTCAGATTccacaaaattttattctttccttttttttctgtactagTATCAACATAGTTGTTTCTGCCCAGTTACATTCACCTgattaatgataaaatgttttctaagataGGTATATAAAAATGGATTTCTCTCTTCCACACcacatttatagaaagaaaacacagctcTTGCATAAGAATCAAACTATCGAGTTATATTGACTAGGTAAGAaaccattatttctattttggagAATTGGGGCAAGTTATGTAAAACCATTATATGAGAAATGATGACATGACCACAGACTAGCATTGTCAACTCAATGCATTTCACCCAGCATAACATATTCTAATAAGGTTTCATTTATTCTCTTCCAAACTCACCCTAATCGGCAACATGGACTTCTTTGTGCTTCCTCAAACccccaaataaatgcaaattaaatattaCTGCCCATGTTGTTTTCTATACctagaattattttcatatatatatacatatttctcatatatgtactcatatatatatttctcaataTAGGTATATATCGATATATGAGGAATATATattgtatctgtgtgtgtgtatatatatattcctcatatatatccatatatatatatacacccagatacacatatatattcatatatttatgaggaagaggaaggcaaaCAGGAGGATATATATATTTCCTCCTGATCAAGATTTTGTTTCAGTGTGAATTTTTCCATGAGCCTTTTctctgaccaccctatttaaaactcAAACCCTCATCCCCAGTCCCTGGCCTCTGTGCTCCTTTTCTACTTTCCTGCTGGATTATTCTCCAAAGACACTACTACACTCTAACACATCATGTACTTCACATATCTGCATGGTGAccatttgcttttctcatttccattgcaagatttgtgtgttttctttcttctttactccTTAATTTTCTAAGTTGATATTTGACATAGACTAAGTActcataaaatatctttcaattaatattagaataaattaatgaattaatattcgATACCATACCCTCAATATAAACATccacaaagagaaaatcatttctaGAATTCTTCTCAAGTCCTTAGAGTTCTCCTTATATTAAATACTAGTTCCCGTATTTCTCACATATTTATATCTTCATCAAGACACAAGTCTACATTTCTCACCACTTTTCCCATTATGTGTTATGACTTATTCAATATTAATTAGTTCTGATATTTCATTTCATGCATTCCCTAAGTTTGCGCGCTTGCTCCTTCCGCCTGAAATTTAGCTCACATTTCAATATACTTGCCCACCAAGATTCAAATTCATACTGACTCAGCCTTAGAAAGGTCACCTGAAATTTCCATGACTGATAAATAACTCTCGTGTCCACAATTTATCCAGGCAGCCCATTGGGAACAGTGTGAAATGGCCCAGTTCTTGTATTTGTTGGGGTATTGCTATAGGTTTGTATGGAAACAGATGAGCATGCTTGGATAACATCTGTGGTCTGATTAGAAATCCTACCGAAGAGTCACACTaacttacataaaaattagcGTGTTTTTTCTCAAGTGTTTTATCCTTGTTTATTGAATTCCAGAAACATTATGGGTTGAGATCAAGTTCCTATTTTAAGAGTCACCCATTTGTTCACTATAAGTTCCTGGAGAAGGTAGAGTAATACGGTACTAACCTTCCAGCATCTGGTTCTGGTGGTTTCCATGCTCAGTTTTCTGTGATTTTCACAAGCTTTTTCCCAcaaacactgcattttttttaGGAGCTCCTCCTGCAAAAGAGCCATGAATTGAAGCACAAGTGAAGACAATAAAGTATCATTCACACTCTGATATACGAAGGACCCAAAATGAGAGACAAATTCGCCCACAGAAAATAGAGTTTGCTTTGTTTCTCCTCATGTTTGTCAAATCTGAGAGGTGTGAAGTCAAGGAAGCTCATAACAGACATGCTTAAGGGGACACAGAGATGACATCATCCAATCACCAAGGAAATAGACTTACAAGAATTTCATGTGTTCTGTGTAGAAATAGATCTTCAGAGGCATCACTTACCCGGTGTTCCTCAGCAGCCCGCTCAATGGGACAGTGTCTGTGATTCCGGTGCTCCTGAGAGTTACTGGAGCACAGCAAACAGAGCAGGCTCTTGTCCACTTCACAGAACATCTTTGTCTCTCCGTGCGTCCCACATATTTGCTCCTCAGAGCTAAGGAATTGCCGGAGACTGGCTTTTCTGGCGATGGAAGCCatcttcttcaaagaaatgtcAGTTTTGAGGTTTCTCTGCCGTGTTGTCTTCTTGCATTTAGAACACTGAGCAAGAACTGCGATGTCTTGCCAGTGGAGGTAGAAACAGGGCCGgcaaaagctgtgcccacagtctATGGTGACTGGGTCTATGAAGTAGTTCATGCAGATGGGACAGGTGAGTTCCCTCTGGAAGACTTGCAAGATTCCAGAATTCATgtttctgaagaagaaagagcagCATGTCATTTTGGGGTCGGGTTGGTGAAGATCTGTGAACCTGTGGTGATATGTGAtagctatattttcttcttgacaGTGCTCATTAAAGCAGAACAAACTATTTCCtctgtaacaaaaatgaaaaatgcatacaCAAAGAGAGTCTTTAGGCTTTATAGCCGACACTACTGACTAGATGACTCACAACCTCTTCTACTCCTAGTTCCTGCCCATACATAATGCAAATCTGTTCAAAAACCTATTCCCTGGATGTCGATATGGAACTCGGGTTTTAATCTTAAGTGGTCTAGAATAAAACATGCTTGTCcctatttctctttcaaataactACTGAATGAATATGGGAGAGGAGTAGAAAACCTacgttggggccgggcgcggtggctcacgcttgtaatccagcactttgggaggccgaggcgggcggatcacgaggtcaggagatcgagaccacggtgaaaccccgtctctattaaaaatacaaaaaaatattagccgggcgtggtggcgggcgcctgtagtcccagctactcggagaggctgaggcaggagaatggcgtgaacccgggaggcagagcttgcagtgagctgagatcacgccactgcactccagcctgggcgacagagcagactctgtctcaaaaaaaaaaaaaaaaaaagaaaacctccctTGGGTAACAAAACATGAGAAGATGGTCAGAGAGCTCTATGAcatatttttagagagagggaCCCAGAAGCTGGCTGTTTAACAAAAACAACCCCACAACAAACCAACCgaccagataaacaaaaagacagcaattAAACCAGTCTAGGATCACtaggagataaaagaaataatgaaaaatattgggtttatttttcttatggctTAAATTAACTTCTTCTTTGGCCACTCAAACTATGAACCGACATatagtcagttttttaaaaactgaaatatatataattatattactatggtattatggttaattttaggtgttgaCTTGACTGGATTAAATAATACATGGAGAATTGGTAAAGTATTTTTTCTGGGTGATCTGTGAAGCTGTTTCCAGAGAGACATGTAAGTTGGTGAGCTGAGTGGGGAACAGCagccctcaatgtgggtggacaCTATCCAATCAGCTGGTAGCTCAGACTGAAGATAaagggcagagagaaggcagtttcctccctctctcctgaaGCTGATTCGAACTCAGCCAGGATATTGGAATTTCCACGACACTAGCTTAATGACAGCCTATGTTCAACTTCTCAGACTCCATAATAAAGGGAACAAATTCCCCTAGTAGACTTCCTCTCCTGTACAGTGTCATGTGTAGAGTGATGACAGATATATGATCTGAGGGAAACATTAGacagttttgttattgtttgatcatagggtatacttacacaaacctagatggtataacctactacacacctatggTATACTGTATAGCATATCcatcctaggctgcaaacctgtatggTATACGATAGGAAATTGTatcacaatggtaagtattttgtgtatatatatatatatatatatatatatatatacatatatatattatatatatattatatatttatatatatttatatatatttatatatttatatatatttatatatatttatatatatttatatatatttatatatatttatatatttatatatatttatatattttatatttatatattttatatatttatatatatttatatatatttatatattttatatatttatatatattatatatatttatatatattatatatatttatatattatatatatttatatatattatatatatttatatatattatatatatttatatatattatatatattatatatttatatatattatatatttatatatatttatatatttatatattatatatttatatatatttatatatttatatttatatatttatatatatttatatatttatatatttatatttatatatatttatatattatatatttatatatatttatatatatttatatatatttatatatatttatatatatttatatatttatatatattttatatatttatatatttatatatatttatatatttatatatttatatatttatatatatttatatatatttatatatatttatatatatttatatatttatatatttatatatatttatatatttatatatttatatatttatatatttatatatattttatatatttatatatttatatatatttatatatttatatatttatatttatatatatttatatatatttatatatttatatatatttatatatttatatatatttatatattttatatatttatatatttatatatatttatatatatttatatatatttattatatatatttatatatatttatatatttatatatatttatatatatttatatatttatatatatttatatatttatatatatttatatatatttatatatttatattatatatatttatatatttatatatttatatatttatatatttatatatatttatatatttatatatttatatatttatatattttatatttatatatattttatatatttatatatttatatatttatatatattttatatatttatatatttatatatttatatatatttatatatttatatatttatatatatttatatattttatatatatttatatatttatatatttatatatatttatatatttatatattttatatatttatatatttatatatatttatatatatttatatattatatatttatatttatatatttatatatatttatatatatttatatatatttatatatatttatatatatttatatatttatatatatttatatatttatatatttatatatatttatttatatatttatatatatttatatatttatatatatttatatatatttatattttatatatttatatatttattttatatatttatatattttatatatttatatatttatatattttatatattttatatatttatatatttatatatatttatattatttatatatttatatatttatatatttatatatatttatatatatttatatatatttatatatatttatatatttatatatatttatatatttatatatatttatatatttatatatatttatatatatatttatatatatattatatatatatttatatatattatatatatttatatatatttatatatatatttatatatatttatatattatatatatttatatatatttatatattattatatatatatttatatatatatttatatatttatatatttatatatatatatttatatatatttatatatttatatatttatatatttatatatattttatatattttatatatttatatttttatatatttatatatatatttttatatatatttatatatttatattatattttatatatatttttatatatttatatatattttatatatatatttatagttatgtACACATCCtgtggttctgtctctctggagaaccctgaccaatacaaACTGTAATCTTTGCTTTGGCAGTTTGAAATCCTTTACCTTACTCTCTTTTACTAATCACTGCTGAATTTAAGTGCCAAAAGTGAAAATTTaagaattgcaaatatttttcagagGTCATCTGAGccatttcaaggaatttttcatAGTTTCATCTGAGGTAAGCCTCAATTAAAATAACTTGTATCAAATCATTCCTTATACTATTATCTgctaaaaaattgtgttttgatttctaaGCTAGGGTATTTTGGAgagcattttatttcctttagtatCACCATTTTTAACTCATCATTGCCTCAGTAACTTAAAATCATGTCTAAATGCTTAAGGTTATGAAAGCACATCATTTACAGTATTCAAtaattatctcttttttcttaattcagtgtACCAATATTAGTACATGcagcacacatatatatgttttaatgtgAATTCCATATATTCATGATGCATACAAATCTATTGCGGCAAACACTGGAtatctaaaatttttcaaaaatatttaaacagttttGGAACACACGAAATGACAACAATTAATAACCTCATGTCATAAAATGAATAGCAATAATAGGAGTTACAAATAAGATCATTAAGTAAGTTTAGACAGTTAGATATTTTTATCACTGTAATTTACTATTTGGTAAAGGGAGAGACAAATAATTTTCTCCATATAGGTCGCTCTTACCCCAAGGTTCTTGAATGTTTCCTGCAgtaattcttccaaaaaaaaaaaaattcttttaagtaCTCCCCAAGATAGGAGCTCATTCCCTGCAGAGTTGACTTTCAGAGGTCACCTGAATGCAGTTAACTCTAAATGCTGTCCTCCTCTGGAGAAATATGAGCTTGTCTCTTCTACATCCTTTTATGTGAATCTTTGAAGACCACACCCACCTCTTTAGTGATATTTAGGGTATTAAGAAGGTGGAGACAGAGATGATTAGGTTATGCAATATTTAGTACACACCTTTTCATCGCTGATTAAATTAGCATCGCACTATCACTGTAAAAACCACTGCCTGAATGAGGCATATCTGTCATCAATCTTATCAGAGTAAACATAtgctagaaattatttaaaattgattaaTACTGTTTCTTGAGTTTCTTTCAAGGCACAAGCATTCCTCCAAGTGCACATTTATCTATTTATGCCAAAGAAAGTTTCAccctctggagtgcagtggcataatcttagctcaccgcagccttgaattccagggctcaagtaatcctcccacttcagctttcaAAGTAAAAAGGACTAGAGGTTTATGCCattacacctagctaatttttcatttattcatcaaaaatatttttaaaattcttagatgATTACATGTGCTACAGTGACCAGGTGGATTAGAATTAGATTGggtttaaaatgatgaaagaatcCGGGAGAAGGGGCAGAGTGTGGGTTGTTAATTAGCACATGGATCAAAGGAGATTACTGATGTGTTTAGAAGCCACAACATTGACAGAATAAAAGCCAGAACTAACAATCCAATTGTAGATCTCTTTACTGTGGTATTTTCTGCCATTTCTGCTGCTAAAGACGCACCTTAACCACTTTATGGTGGTATCTGCAGTATTCTATTTTAGTCTAAATAGCATTTTCTCTCAAATacattctgtttctctgtccttcatcttccctcccttcttccttccagcTGTATCTTTTCACTAGAGAACACTAGTAGAATGTTCTCCCAGATTTCAGATACGCATCTGTAAAATAATCTTATGGAGACACATTTTAGTTGCTACTGAATACTTCTTTGTTTTCATAAGTTCACAGCATTACTACTGTCCTCCAAAAAATGGTTTCCCATTTCCACAGCTAATCTCATCATTGACTCTGCCATCCAAGTTTATTCTATGCCAATCTGGAAGAATctggaaaaatacttaaaatacattttaagtattcaTCATGCacatgtattgtattttattttatatatgttcgGGTGAATATCTTTCTCCACTAATGGTTTGCATTGCAATTCTTGTATCatgttttttgaaacacagaagtCATCATTAATATAAaccaactaaatttttttaattgttaatttttgtccTGGTTAAGAAATCCTTATGAGAATATTGTATCATGTTCCCCTTACCTTCAGGACTTGAATCTATTTGGAAATGACTGTGTGTGTTTTGAGGTAGGAGTCAATatttagttactttttaaaaaaaaattcaattaatccAGCGTTGTTCTGACCAccgaggctgggcacggtggctcacgcccctaATGcgagccctttgggaggcagaggcagccgagatgggcagatcacgtggtcaggagatagagaccatccaggtgaacatggtgaaaccccgtatctactaaaaaatacaaaaaaattagcggggtgtggtggtggtgcctgtagtcccagctacttgggaggctgaggtgagagaattgcctgaacccgggaggtggagcttgcagtgagcctagatggcgccactgcattccagcctggacagcagagcaagactctgtctccaaaaaaaaaaataaaataaactaggcACTAGACAATAAGtaagcattttaaatgtatgttttgctaaaatagaaataaaaataaaaacctaggccaggcaaggtgacttaagcttgtaatcccagcattttgggaggccaagtcaggcaggttttttgagctcaggagctctaGACTGGAGACACGGCAAAATGTCTCGataatcccatctctaaaaatacatatataaattaaaaaaaataggtctggcgcggtggctcacgcctgtaatcccaacactttcagaggccgaggcagacggaccacaagatcaagagatggagacaatcctggcGAACATaacgaaatcccgtctctaccaaaaaaaatagaaaaattagctgggtgcggtggcgggcgcctatatttccagctactctgaggctgagaGTCATTTGAAtctggaagacggaggttgcagtgagccaagagagcgctgcactccagcctggcaatagagcatgattccatctcaaaataaataaacagacaaacaaataaataaataaataaataaatagctggacatggtggcccatGTTTAATCCATAAACTTATGGATtatgtttaaattaattttaaaaaagaaatggagccatttttaaaactcagaaaatgagatcatttcatctaaaaataatcAAGTTTGCAGATAAATTAAAGTCCccaaattttgttttggtttgtaacCTAACAGTAGCTCCTACTCTGAAAATTGTATACTTACCTCAGAAATATATCTATGTTCTCACCAAAGCTTGCTGTCGAATAGGATGAATTCAGCTCAGGAATGAGAGTCTCACAGTGCAGTGCTGGTAGCTTTTGGAAGTCTCCAAGGCCAGTTGCAAAGCTACTCTGTGGGCTCTGGAAAAAATGAGCTTGGCTCCTGAAGTGTCCGTTTATAAATCTCTGAAGACCACACTCCTTTCTTCCAACTGATTGCATTTCAAAGGGCGTAAGTGGGTGTTAACATAGATGATTAAGTTTCTTCAAAACagaagtttttgtttatttatttatttatttattttgaaaggagtctggctttgtcgctggctatttttttttttttttcatttttagtagagaggggctttcaccatgttgtccagattTGTCTGGAACGCcagacctctagtgatctgcccccGCGGCCtacgaaagtgctgggattacaggcatgagccaccacacccagccaattaatTCGTATTATAATGTAAGAATTTAATCTAAGAACACCGTTGGTATTACAAGCTGGAGCCACTGGGCAAGCTTTACTTTTTGAATGTTATATTTTGACTTGTTGACTTGTGTTTCTCACCCTACAACTTCATTAGCTCTTTAGGTACAAGAAAATCTGTCTCTTTTGTTCAATTCTGCATTGGCTTAGAATACTTATTAAGACACAGTAGGCAGTTGATACTTTGAAGAAAAAGGTATTGTAAGTAATATCCTTAAAAATATCACCTTTAAAGAAACAGGATGACTTATAATATGAATAATTAAGCTGATGATATCTCTCACTGTCTTTCACACAGAaccatttgatttctttcttagtGCTTAGAAGTGTCTTTAATATTGTctgtttttggctgggcgcggtgcctcacgcctgtaaacccagcactttgggaggcccaggtgggcggatcacgaggtcaggagatcgagaccatcctcctggctaacatggtgaaaacccgcctctactaaaaaaaacataaaaaattagcctggcgtggtggcgggcgcctgtagtcccagctacttgggaggctgagacaggaaaatggcgtgaacctgggaggcgaagctcacagttagctgagatcatgccactgcactccagcctgggcgacagagcgagactccgtctcaaagaaaaatattgcttgtttttacttttccgTCAGGAAATCTGTACTCCTTTCAGAATATATATGTACTTTCATTTCATCTCTTCTCCTAGCAGTATTCATTTTATgtccaaatcaataaataatcaaTACAGATTCTTCAGCTGTGCATTAAGGCCCCATCTTGAACTACTCTATGCTACCTTTTCTGCTACATCTCTAAGCACTGCCTCTCTCATGATATATGTGTAAATTACATATGTGAACTATAGGAATTCCAATAGTATGATGGTTTATCTTGTATGTAGTTTCTAACCCCACTGCCCCAATTTACCTGCCTGAAATTCTCAGGAATTtcccattaatttttttgtaatgttactttaattttatttagaaaatgaaagagaatatagttttaaaacttttgactTACACATGCTGTTGATCCTTGAATAACACTGGAACTATGTGAGTCATTTATAATTGgagtttcttctgcttctgccacccttgagacagcaagaccaaccccttctctttctcctccttctcagcttaatcaacatgaagatgaggatgaaaacccttataatgatccacttccactaatTATATTTACTATTCCGTTAGtgatagcaaatatatttttcttttcattttcttcataacattttctttcctttagctATCTTTATTGTAGAAATAcagtatacatataacatataaaatatgcattaatcaACTGTTAacattatcagtaaggcttctagtcaacagtaggctattgatAGCTAAGTTTTGAGGAAGTCAAACGTTACATGCTGATTTCTGACTTCATGCGATCTCGGCACCCCAACCACCACGTTGTTCAAGGTCAACTctaagtttattaaattttttttatcattcaaaTAATCTGAGAATCTCTTTGTGAACATTCAAAGACTTTATCTTTCTGTGAAACCCTGTGTTTATCTCATGTAATAATTATTGCATTCCATAGCGATAGTGTATTTTCTCAtacctattaatattttatatcattccccaggaaatgaaaaatattttagctgAATATGTTGATATTAGCAAGAAATCCTAATAAAAAGTTTGCTTCCATGTTGAAATGATTAGATGGAACCCTTTTGCTATTGCTCTGCTGCTCACAGTAGCATAACAATTTATAGCTTGGTAGCGCCCATTGCTCTAGTTGGTACACTGAAGCATATGCTTTTCTGATAATATTGTGAATTATATTAACCTTTTTGAAAGTGATAGTTATATATTGCTAAAGTGTCCAAGAGCTGTCACAAAGTTCTATACTTTATtgtagtattttcatttcttgaattatttcttaagaaaaagtctcaattttggaaaagaaagactgctttgaaaaagacttgagttctaaaatgataatagcaagtatttcaaaataacctgTTCCTAAGAGAAGAGAAATTGCTAGGTAAGTTGATATTCACCAatttgaacattttataataagtAGAATTGATCATTAGAGGCCTGGCGCGGTGACTCATGAcagttatcccagtactttgggagggcgaggcgggcagatcacctgaggccaggagtttgaaaccggcctggcaaacatagtgaaatcctgtgtctattaaaaatacaataaataaataaataaataaataaataaacaaacaaacaaaaataaaagactagccgggtgctgtggcaggcacctgtaatcccagctactctggaggctgaggtaggagaatggcttgagccctggaggcggaggttgaggggAGCTAAgacccagccactgcactccagcctgagcaacatagcgagatttcatcccaaaaaaaaaaaaaatcgattattagaaatacaatataagatatttataacaaaatatgaaGTAAGCAGAAAGGATGTAAAATTGTAAatgtaatttcattaattttatttaacaaatacaggAAAAACTTAAAGGGAGTTAATCAATTAGTATAATAATTATGTTATCTTCAAGGAAATATTGGGAGAATTGTTTCCTTATTGTTTacaattctttctaattttttatgtgGGTAAAAAATCAACAATGAGCATG
This Nomascus leucogenys isolate Asia unplaced genomic scaffold, Asia_NLE_v1 001611F_30124_qpd_obj, whole genome shotgun sequence DNA region includes the following protein-coding sequences:
- the LOC115833985 gene encoding tripartite motif-containing protein 51-like; translated protein: MSSYLGEYLKEFFFFWKNYCRKHSRTLGNMNSGILQVFQRELTCPICMNYFIDPVTIDCGHSFCRPCFYLHWQDIAVLAQCSKCKKTTRQRNLKTDISLKKMASIARKASLRQFLSSEEQICGTHGETKMFCEVDKSLLCLLCSSNSQEHRNHRHCPIERAAEEHREELLKKMQCLWEKACENHRKLSMETTRTRCWKDYVSLRIKQSELNIRRCLHFSMKKS